A single region of the Streptomyces sp. NBC_00425 genome encodes:
- a CDS encoding methylated-DNA--[protein]-cysteine S-methyltransferase: MDSHAEYGQRVVWAVVGTDIGPLMLAASPEGLLNVVFHATDAVRDKALARLAERLGTEPVEAPGSPLLAEATRQFAAYFSGERQTFALPLDWSLISGFNRQVLRELASGVPYGAVVGYGDLAQRVGQPGAAQAVGAAMGSNPLPVVVPCHRVVERDGGIGGFGGGLETKRKLLALEGVLPEPLF; the protein is encoded by the coding sequence ATGGACAGCCATGCGGAGTACGGGCAGCGGGTCGTGTGGGCCGTCGTGGGCACCGACATCGGGCCGCTGATGCTGGCGGCGAGTCCCGAGGGGCTGCTCAACGTCGTCTTCCACGCCACCGACGCGGTGCGCGACAAGGCGCTCGCCAGGCTTGCGGAGCGGCTGGGCACGGAGCCCGTCGAGGCGCCCGGCTCCCCGTTGCTGGCCGAGGCGACACGCCAGTTCGCGGCCTATTTCTCCGGGGAGCGGCAGACCTTCGCGCTGCCCCTGGACTGGTCCCTGATCTCGGGCTTCAACCGCCAGGTGCTGCGCGAGCTGGCGTCCGGTGTTCCGTACGGGGCCGTCGTGGGCTACGGCGATCTGGCGCAGCGGGTGGGGCAGCCGGGGGCGGCGCAGGCGGTGGGAGCGGCGATGGGGTCCAACCCGCTGCCGGTCGTCGTGCCCTGCCACCGGGTGGTGGAGAGGGACGGCGGCATCGGCGGCTTCGGCGGCGGTCTGGAGACCAAGAGGAAGCTGCTCGCTCTGGAGGGCGTCCTGCCCGAGCCGCTGTTCTGA